One Ananas comosus cultivar F153 linkage group 1, ASM154086v1, whole genome shotgun sequence DNA window includes the following coding sequences:
- the LOC109713105 gene encoding uncharacterized protein LOC109713105 produces MRAIDILRQCIRAPIRALGRACDFYVRSMTGCAGRVPHGPIFGMSGVVFSPMPGGRNHGFYRSVVVDDDDDGDYYYKQLIWAASNRSLGPGPAQPIGRGTAPMERIDEDEACEFAGDADSGLGPQSRHRPVVALRGPS; encoded by the coding sequence ATGAGGGCAATTGACATTCTTAGGCAATGTATAAGGGCCCCAATTAGGGCCTTGGGCCGGGCTTGCGACTTCTACGTAAGGAGCATGACCGGGTGCGCGGGTCGGGTGCCACACGGGCCGATCTTCGGCATGTCGGGCGTGGTTTTCTCGCCGATGCCCGGCGGCCGCAACCACGGGTTCTACCGGTCGGTGGtggtcgacgacgacgacgacggcgactaTTACTACAAGCAACTTATTTGGGCCGCATCGAACCGGAGTTTGGGCCCCGGCCCGGCCCAACCCATCGGCCGGGGCACGGCGCCGATGGAGAGGATCGACGAGGATGAGGCTTGTGAGTTCGCGGGCGACGCAGATTCAGGTTTGGGTCCGCAGAGTCGGCATCGCCCCGTTGTGGCCCTAAGAGGCCCAAGTTGA
- the LOC109706892 gene encoding peptidyl-prolyl cis-trans isomerase FKBP62-like isoform X1, which produces MARSSRLLFSSASAARAAAAADDDDDGSGDGASDDEEPGEVIESAPPLRVGEERSLGVGGLRKKLLRRGRGWETPVLGDEVTVHYVGMLLDGTKFDSTRDRGEPLTFKLGHGGLVSGLEQGITTMNKRELALFTLPSSLGYGESGAQGVPPGADIQFEVELISWIAVVDICKDGGIVKKILSSGDDTQTRDLDEVTVKYRVMLQDGSVVAKSPEVGLELYINEGLLCPALPKVLKTMRRGERAVVTVQPQYAFGEQGRDAEDGFPSIPPNAILNIDIELVSLKPVVDVTGDMKVIKKILRAGEGTRRPRDGETVQIRCIGMLEDGTVFEKLGFDGGLFEFILDEEQVTAGLDRAVATMLKGELSQVTVEPEYAFGNNEIKRDNITIPGCTTLMYEVELVDFTKQEKELQEMSASEKIEAAEKTKNSGNELYKSGKFHRAAKKYDKAINYINDDEPFEHGEEKVVKTLRTSCWLNHAACCLKLREFQETIGLCSKVLYIESCNVKALYRRAQAYIEYSDLDLAKLDIQKALEIDPHNREVKALQSTLRKLQVESNKRDAKLYANMFERMSKDADVALKKLKVEKAHSDDESDDASVHAMIIEHPKRNEAEKAQEEVRGDTEHQAMEAEPSLANATVT; this is translated from the exons ATGGCGCGCTCGTCGCggctcctcttctcctccgcctccgcggcgcgcgccgccgccgccgccgacgatgacgacgacggcTCCGGCGACGGAGCGTCCGACGACGAGGAGCCGGGCGAGGTGATCGAGTCGGCGCCGCCGCTCCGCGTGGGGGAGGAGAGATCGCTCGGCGTCGGCGGCCTCAGGAAGAAGCTCCTCAGGCGCGGCCGCGGTTGGGAGACCCCCGTCCTCGGCGACGAGGTCACAG TTCACTACGTGGGCATGTTGCTCGATGGGACAAAGTTCGATTCCACCAGGGATCGGGGGGAGCCTCTCACTTTTAAGCTCGGCCACG GAGGGTTGGTTTCTGGGTTGGAACAAGGGATAACTACAATGAACAAACGGGAACTAGCACTGTTCACATTGCCTTCTTCTTTGGGTTATGGAGAGAGTGGAGCTCAAGGCGTTCCTCCTGGTGCTGATATTCAATTTGAGGTGGAACTTATATCTTGGATTGCAGTGGTGGATATCTGTAAGGATGGTGGAATAGTCAAGAAAATTCTCTCAAGTGGGGATGATACGCAAACAAGGGATCTCGACGAAGTTACAG TCAAGTACCGAGTTATGCTACAGGATGGTTCAGTTGTTGCAAAATCACCGGAAGTAGGATTAGAGCTTTACATTAATGAAG GGCTTTTGTGTCCAGCATTGCCAAAGGTCCTAAAGACaatgagaagaggagagagggcCGTTGTAACTGTTCAACCACAAT ATGCATTTGGAGAGCAGGGTAGAGATGCTGAAGATGGATTTCCATCTATTCCTCCAAACGCCATACTGAATATTGATATAGAACTAGTTTCTTTAAAGCCTGTAGTTGATGTTACTGGTGACATGAAGGTCATTAAAAAGATACTGAGGGCAGGTGAAGGGACTCGTAGACCACGTGATGGGGAGACTGTTCAAA TTAGATGCATTGGCATGCTGGAGGATGGCACTGTCTTTGAGAAGCTTGGCTTCGACGGAGGACTTTTTGAATTCATTCTAGATGAAG AACAGGTAACAGCCGGATTAGATAGAGCTGTGGCTACAATGTTGAAGGGCGAACTTTCTCAAGTAACTGTGGAGCCAGAGTATGCATTTGGAAACAATGAAATTAAGCGCGATAATATAACTATTCCTGGTTGCACGACATTAATGTATGAAGTGGAGCTTGTAGACTTTACAAAG CAGGAGAAAGAATTACAGGAGATGAGTGCCAGTGAAAAGATAGAAGCTGCGGAGAAAACAAAGAATTCAGGGAATGAACTGTATAAAAGCGGCAAGTTTCATCGAGCTGCAAAAAAGTACGATAAG GCCATTAACTATATTAATGATGACGAGCCCTTTGAACATGGTGAGGAAAAGGTAGTTAAAACCCTGAGAACTTCGTGCTGGTTGAACCATGCAGCATGCTGCCTTAAATTACGAGAATTTCAGGAGACAATCGGGTTATGCTCAAAG GTACTATATATTGAGTCGTGCAATGTGAAGGCCTTATATAGACGAGCACAAGCGTATATTGAATATTCGGATTTGGACTTAGCTAAGCTGGATATTCAGAAAGCGCTTGAAATTGACCCGCACAATAg GGAGGTGAAAGCATTACAGAGTACTCTGAGAAAGCTTCAGGTTGAGAGCAATAAGAGAGATGCTAAGCTCTATGCAAACATGTTTGAGCGAATGAGTAAGGATGCGGATGTTGCTCTGAAG AAACTCAAGGTCGAAAAGGCACACAGCGACGACGAAAGCGATGATGCTTCAGTTCACGCAATGATCATAGAGCACCCAAAA AGAAATGAGGCCGAGAAAGCACAAGAAGAGGTTAGAGGAGACACAGAGCATCAAGCAATGGAAGCAGAGCCTTCTTTGGCTAATGCAACTGTTACCTGA
- the LOC109706892 gene encoding peptidyl-prolyl cis-trans isomerase FKBP62-like isoform X2: MARSSRLLFSSASAARAAAAADDDDDGSGDGASDDEEPGEVIESAPPLRVGEERSLGVGGLRKKLLRRGRGWETPVLGDEVTVHYVGMLLDGTKFDSTRDRGEPLTFKLGHGGLVSGLEQGITTMNKRELALFTLPSSLGYGESGAQGVPPGADIQFEVELISWIAVVDICKDGGIVKKILSSGDDTQTRDLDEVTVKYRVMLQDGSVVAKSPEVGLELYINEGLLCPALPKVLKTMRRGERAVVTVQPQYAFGEQGRDAEDGFPSIPPNAILNIDIELVSLKPVVDVTGDMKVIKKILRAGEGTRRPRDGETVQIRCIGMLEDGTVFEKLGFDGGLFEFILDEEQVTAGLDRAVATMLKGELSQVTVEPEYAFGNNEIKRDNITIPGCTTLMYEVELVDFTKEKELQEMSASEKIEAAEKTKNSGNELYKSGKFHRAAKKYDKAINYINDDEPFEHGEEKVVKTLRTSCWLNHAACCLKLREFQETIGLCSKVLYIESCNVKALYRRAQAYIEYSDLDLAKLDIQKALEIDPHNREVKALQSTLRKLQVESNKRDAKLYANMFERMSKDADVALKKLKVEKAHSDDESDDASVHAMIIEHPKRNEAEKAQEEVRGDTEHQAMEAEPSLANATVT; the protein is encoded by the exons ATGGCGCGCTCGTCGCggctcctcttctcctccgcctccgcggcgcgcgccgccgccgccgccgacgatgacgacgacggcTCCGGCGACGGAGCGTCCGACGACGAGGAGCCGGGCGAGGTGATCGAGTCGGCGCCGCCGCTCCGCGTGGGGGAGGAGAGATCGCTCGGCGTCGGCGGCCTCAGGAAGAAGCTCCTCAGGCGCGGCCGCGGTTGGGAGACCCCCGTCCTCGGCGACGAGGTCACAG TTCACTACGTGGGCATGTTGCTCGATGGGACAAAGTTCGATTCCACCAGGGATCGGGGGGAGCCTCTCACTTTTAAGCTCGGCCACG GAGGGTTGGTTTCTGGGTTGGAACAAGGGATAACTACAATGAACAAACGGGAACTAGCACTGTTCACATTGCCTTCTTCTTTGGGTTATGGAGAGAGTGGAGCTCAAGGCGTTCCTCCTGGTGCTGATATTCAATTTGAGGTGGAACTTATATCTTGGATTGCAGTGGTGGATATCTGTAAGGATGGTGGAATAGTCAAGAAAATTCTCTCAAGTGGGGATGATACGCAAACAAGGGATCTCGACGAAGTTACAG TCAAGTACCGAGTTATGCTACAGGATGGTTCAGTTGTTGCAAAATCACCGGAAGTAGGATTAGAGCTTTACATTAATGAAG GGCTTTTGTGTCCAGCATTGCCAAAGGTCCTAAAGACaatgagaagaggagagagggcCGTTGTAACTGTTCAACCACAAT ATGCATTTGGAGAGCAGGGTAGAGATGCTGAAGATGGATTTCCATCTATTCCTCCAAACGCCATACTGAATATTGATATAGAACTAGTTTCTTTAAAGCCTGTAGTTGATGTTACTGGTGACATGAAGGTCATTAAAAAGATACTGAGGGCAGGTGAAGGGACTCGTAGACCACGTGATGGGGAGACTGTTCAAA TTAGATGCATTGGCATGCTGGAGGATGGCACTGTCTTTGAGAAGCTTGGCTTCGACGGAGGACTTTTTGAATTCATTCTAGATGAAG AACAGGTAACAGCCGGATTAGATAGAGCTGTGGCTACAATGTTGAAGGGCGAACTTTCTCAAGTAACTGTGGAGCCAGAGTATGCATTTGGAAACAATGAAATTAAGCGCGATAATATAACTATTCCTGGTTGCACGACATTAATGTATGAAGTGGAGCTTGTAGACTTTACAAAG GAGAAAGAATTACAGGAGATGAGTGCCAGTGAAAAGATAGAAGCTGCGGAGAAAACAAAGAATTCAGGGAATGAACTGTATAAAAGCGGCAAGTTTCATCGAGCTGCAAAAAAGTACGATAAG GCCATTAACTATATTAATGATGACGAGCCCTTTGAACATGGTGAGGAAAAGGTAGTTAAAACCCTGAGAACTTCGTGCTGGTTGAACCATGCAGCATGCTGCCTTAAATTACGAGAATTTCAGGAGACAATCGGGTTATGCTCAAAG GTACTATATATTGAGTCGTGCAATGTGAAGGCCTTATATAGACGAGCACAAGCGTATATTGAATATTCGGATTTGGACTTAGCTAAGCTGGATATTCAGAAAGCGCTTGAAATTGACCCGCACAATAg GGAGGTGAAAGCATTACAGAGTACTCTGAGAAAGCTTCAGGTTGAGAGCAATAAGAGAGATGCTAAGCTCTATGCAAACATGTTTGAGCGAATGAGTAAGGATGCGGATGTTGCTCTGAAG AAACTCAAGGTCGAAAAGGCACACAGCGACGACGAAAGCGATGATGCTTCAGTTCACGCAATGATCATAGAGCACCCAAAA AGAAATGAGGCCGAGAAAGCACAAGAAGAGGTTAGAGGAGACACAGAGCATCAAGCAATGGAAGCAGAGCCTTCTTTGGCTAATGCAACTGTTACCTGA
- the LOC109706892 gene encoding peptidyl-prolyl cis-trans isomerase FKBP62-like isoform X3 has translation MRRGERAVVTVQPQYAFGEQGRDAEDGFPSIPPNAILNIDIELVSLKPVVDVTGDMKVIKKILRAGEGTRRPRDGETVQIRCIGMLEDGTVFEKLGFDGGLFEFILDEEQVTAGLDRAVATMLKGELSQVTVEPEYAFGNNEIKRDNITIPGCTTLMYEVELVDFTKQEKELQEMSASEKIEAAEKTKNSGNELYKSGKFHRAAKKYDKAINYINDDEPFEHGEEKVVKTLRTSCWLNHAACCLKLREFQETIGLCSKVLYIESCNVKALYRRAQAYIEYSDLDLAKLDIQKALEIDPHNREVKALQSTLRKLQVESNKRDAKLYANMFERMSKDADVALKKLKVEKAHSDDESDDASVHAMIIEHPKRNEAEKAQEEVRGDTEHQAMEAEPSLANATVT, from the exons atgagaagaggagagagggcCGTTGTAACTGTTCAACCACAAT ATGCATTTGGAGAGCAGGGTAGAGATGCTGAAGATGGATTTCCATCTATTCCTCCAAACGCCATACTGAATATTGATATAGAACTAGTTTCTTTAAAGCCTGTAGTTGATGTTACTGGTGACATGAAGGTCATTAAAAAGATACTGAGGGCAGGTGAAGGGACTCGTAGACCACGTGATGGGGAGACTGTTCAAA TTAGATGCATTGGCATGCTGGAGGATGGCACTGTCTTTGAGAAGCTTGGCTTCGACGGAGGACTTTTTGAATTCATTCTAGATGAAG AACAGGTAACAGCCGGATTAGATAGAGCTGTGGCTACAATGTTGAAGGGCGAACTTTCTCAAGTAACTGTGGAGCCAGAGTATGCATTTGGAAACAATGAAATTAAGCGCGATAATATAACTATTCCTGGTTGCACGACATTAATGTATGAAGTGGAGCTTGTAGACTTTACAAAG CAGGAGAAAGAATTACAGGAGATGAGTGCCAGTGAAAAGATAGAAGCTGCGGAGAAAACAAAGAATTCAGGGAATGAACTGTATAAAAGCGGCAAGTTTCATCGAGCTGCAAAAAAGTACGATAAG GCCATTAACTATATTAATGATGACGAGCCCTTTGAACATGGTGAGGAAAAGGTAGTTAAAACCCTGAGAACTTCGTGCTGGTTGAACCATGCAGCATGCTGCCTTAAATTACGAGAATTTCAGGAGACAATCGGGTTATGCTCAAAG GTACTATATATTGAGTCGTGCAATGTGAAGGCCTTATATAGACGAGCACAAGCGTATATTGAATATTCGGATTTGGACTTAGCTAAGCTGGATATTCAGAAAGCGCTTGAAATTGACCCGCACAATAg GGAGGTGAAAGCATTACAGAGTACTCTGAGAAAGCTTCAGGTTGAGAGCAATAAGAGAGATGCTAAGCTCTATGCAAACATGTTTGAGCGAATGAGTAAGGATGCGGATGTTGCTCTGAAG AAACTCAAGGTCGAAAAGGCACACAGCGACGACGAAAGCGATGATGCTTCAGTTCACGCAATGATCATAGAGCACCCAAAA AGAAATGAGGCCGAGAAAGCACAAGAAGAGGTTAGAGGAGACACAGAGCATCAAGCAATGGAAGCAGAGCCTTCTTTGGCTAATGCAACTGTTACCTGA